In bacterium, the sequence CAGAACAGCGGGCGGCCGAGCGCCAGGCCAGACTGGGAACCTGCCCCGGAGGCTGCGAGACCAAGCTCGCGCAAGAGCCTTTCCAGGCGATCGTGATCGACCGCTGCCCGACCTGCGGCGGTGTGTGGCTCGATCCGGGCGAACTCGGCGAGATCGCCAAGGACAAGTCGAGCACGGTGCGGGAATGGTTCGACTTCTTCAGTCACAAGAGTGGTTGATCGAGCCAGCGTCGTCGTCCGGACAGGACGCGAGCGCTCCATAGGACTCGGGCATCCCTGGATCCTGTCCGGCAGCGTCGAACGTGTCGAAGGCCAGC encodes:
- a CDS encoding zf-TFIIB domain-containing protein; this encodes MSFKKPTEGENEYFAREDAEKIEAGHVKAAAEQRAAERQARLGTCPGGCETKLAQEPFQAIVIDRCPTCGGVWLDPGELGEIAKDKSSTVREWFDFFSHKSG